From the Octadecabacter antarcticus 307 genome, one window contains:
- the greA gene encoding transcription elongation factor GreA, producing the protein MDKIPLTRAGFNKLDAELKHLKSVERPAIIRAISDAREHGDLSENAEYHSAKEKQSFIEGRVKELEGAISLADVIDVSKLSGTVKFGAHVTLVDEATDKETTYQIVGEYEADIEQGRLNMKSPIARALIGKDEGDSVEVRTPGGVKSYEILTIVFK; encoded by the coding sequence ATGGACAAGATACCGCTGACACGTGCCGGATTTAACAAGCTGGATGCTGAATTGAAGCATTTAAAGTCTGTTGAACGTCCCGCGATCATTCGTGCTATTTCCGACGCGCGGGAACACGGCGACCTATCCGAGAACGCGGAATACCATTCCGCCAAGGAAAAACAATCGTTCATCGAGGGCCGCGTGAAGGAACTTGAAGGCGCGATTTCGCTGGCTGATGTGATTGACGTTAGCAAGCTGAGCGGAACCGTGAAGTTTGGCGCGCATGTGACGTTGGTCGATGAAGCCACCGACAAAGAGACGACCTATCAGATTGTCGGTGAATACGAGGCCGATATCGAGCAAGGACGTTTGAATATGAAATCCCCGATTGCACGGGCGTTGATTGGTAAAGACGAAGGCGACAGCGTCGAAGTGCGCACGCCAGGTGGTGTTAAGTCCTACGAGATCCTGACAATCGTTTTCAAATAG
- a CDS encoding GNAT family N-acetyltransferase → MTQMIISQGFDDSERAQVAQMYWVAFGQKLGRVMGPERRAIAFVQDVLDPTHALCARGADGTLLGVVGFKTYESALVGGTWRDLARHYGWVGSAWRIGLLALLERDTENARFLMDGIFVSDGARGKGVGTALLHAIYREAKARGYNEVRLDVIDSNPQARALYDREGFVAGETYALGPLKYIFGFENATTMIRRV, encoded by the coding sequence ATGACCCAAATGATCATCTCACAGGGCTTTGATGACAGCGAACGCGCGCAAGTCGCACAGATGTATTGGGTTGCTTTCGGGCAAAAACTTGGCCGTGTGATGGGGCCAGAACGCCGCGCAATCGCGTTCGTTCAAGACGTACTCGATCCAACGCATGCACTTTGCGCACGCGGCGCAGACGGAACGCTGTTGGGTGTCGTGGGGTTCAAAACCTACGAATCCGCACTGGTTGGCGGTACATGGCGCGACCTTGCGCGACATTACGGTTGGGTCGGCAGCGCTTGGCGCATCGGCCTTCTTGCCCTATTAGAACGCGACACAGAAAACGCCCGTTTTTTGATGGACGGTATTTTTGTCAGTGATGGCGCACGCGGCAAAGGCGTCGGCACCGCCCTGCTGCACGCCATCTACCGTGAGGCAAAGGCGCGCGGTTACAACGAAGTGCGCCTTGATGTGATCGACAGTAATCCACAGGCCCGTGCGCTTTACGATCGCGAAGGGTTTGTCGCGGGTGAGACGTACGCACTGGGGCCACTAAAATATATTTTCGGTTTCGAAAACGCGACGACCATGATCCGCAGGGTTTAA